Proteins found in one Limnohabitans sp. TEGF004 genomic segment:
- a CDS encoding ThiF family adenylyltransferase, translating into MSKHGISINGNTQLIAHIGFPTHSFKSPMIYNPYFASAGINAVVVPMGCQTPDYQVFLKSVFSLTNICGALITMPHKVVTVGLLDEVTATVRVAGACNAVKKLADGRLVGDMFDGAGFVRGVQRKGFDLTGKRVLVVGSGGVGCAIAASLAGAGIAAISLFDVNTASAEALGQRLKQNYPQIDVRTGSNDPADHDLVVNATPMGMNEGDALPMDVSRISPDAFVGEVVMKTEMTAFLQAAKNRGCRVQVGSDMLFEQIPAYLEYFGLPTTTADVLRDVAQLSY; encoded by the coding sequence ATGAGCAAGCACGGCATTTCTATCAATGGCAACACGCAGCTGATTGCCCACATTGGTTTTCCTACGCATTCCTTCAAGTCGCCCATGATTTACAACCCGTACTTCGCCAGTGCGGGCATCAATGCAGTGGTGGTGCCCATGGGTTGCCAAACGCCTGACTATCAGGTGTTCTTGAAGTCGGTGTTCAGCCTCACCAACATTTGTGGTGCGTTGATCACCATGCCGCACAAGGTGGTGACGGTGGGCTTGCTCGACGAAGTAACCGCCACCGTGCGCGTGGCCGGTGCTTGCAATGCCGTGAAAAAACTCGCGGATGGCCGTTTGGTCGGCGACATGTTTGATGGCGCTGGCTTTGTGCGCGGCGTGCAACGCAAGGGCTTTGACCTCACGGGTAAGCGCGTGTTGGTGGTCGGTTCTGGCGGTGTGGGGTGCGCCATTGCGGCGTCGCTCGCGGGTGCAGGCATTGCCGCCATCAGCTTGTTTGATGTGAACACCGCATCTGCCGAGGCCTTGGGCCAACGCTTGAAACAAAACTACCCTCAGATCGATGTGCGCACAGGCTCGAACGATCCTGCGGACCACGACTTGGTGGTCAACGCCACGCCCATGGGTATGAACGAAGGCGATGCCTTGCCCATGGATGTATCGCGCATTTCGCCCGACGCCTTTGTGGGTGAGGTGGTGATGAAGACCGAAATGACTGCATTCTTGCAAGCCGCCAAAAACCGAGGCTGCCGCGTGCAGGTGGGCTCGGACATGTTGTTTGAGCAAATTCCTGCCTACTTGGAATACTTCGGCTTGCCCACCACCACCGCTGACGTGCTGCGCGATGTGGCGCAGCTGAGCTATTGA